A single Silvibacterium dinghuense DNA region contains:
- a CDS encoding ATP-binding protein: MKHRVEQGDGLVVNISPDSTTVAFRVSTDSGHGYIYLATVPATQPLFPFRHLGFLSPIFIAGFLSLFVAAYVVRPLTGLNAAAEKFGGGDLKVRIHSALATRKDELGDLARTFNGMAERIESLVSGYKDFLSHASHELGSPLTRLNIALALARRKGGHDLEQEHDRISQESDRLNSLVREMLLLARLESGNEVNKEPSVFDVRAVVEEAHENAMFESHQLQKTVTINSIESFRVRGYPILLHRAIENVLRNALRFARQHVSIQVTRFQMGTAHFGVIAIRDDGPGIAPGQEETIFEPFLTLSGSEPGTIGGGSGLGLAIARQAVLANGGRISAQRSPEGGLIVEIQLPAEP, from the coding sequence ATGAAGCACCGCGTCGAACAAGGCGACGGACTCGTTGTAAATATTTCGCCGGACAGCACGACCGTTGCGTTCCGTGTGAGCACGGATTCGGGGCACGGTTATATCTATCTGGCAACCGTCCCGGCCACGCAACCCCTCTTCCCGTTCCGGCACCTCGGCTTCCTGTCACCTATTTTCATCGCGGGCTTCCTCTCGCTGTTCGTAGCAGCCTATGTAGTGCGCCCCCTCACTGGACTGAATGCTGCGGCCGAAAAGTTCGGAGGCGGTGATCTGAAGGTAAGAATCCACTCGGCTCTTGCGACGCGCAAAGATGAATTGGGAGATTTGGCGCGCACGTTCAATGGGATGGCGGAAAGGATAGAGTCCCTGGTGTCCGGCTACAAGGACTTTCTCTCTCACGCTTCTCACGAGCTTGGGTCTCCACTTACCCGGCTGAATATAGCGCTTGCATTGGCTCGACGCAAGGGTGGTCACGATCTCGAACAGGAGCATGACCGCATTAGCCAGGAGTCCGATCGCCTCAATAGCCTGGTACGCGAGATGTTACTGCTTGCCCGCCTTGAAAGCGGAAACGAGGTTAATAAGGAACCTTCGGTTTTCGATGTACGAGCTGTTGTCGAAGAAGCGCATGAGAACGCAATGTTCGAGTCTCATCAGCTTCAGAAGACCGTCACGATCAACAGTATCGAGAGCTTCAGGGTTCGTGGATACCCCATTCTCCTCCACAGAGCCATCGAGAATGTACTCCGCAACGCGCTTCGTTTCGCGCGGCAGCACGTCTCGATCCAGGTCACACGCTTCCAGATGGGGACGGCGCATTTCGGTGTCATCGCTATTCGCGATGACGGCCCCGGCATCGCGCCGGGGCAAGAGGAAACTATCTTTGAACCGTTCCTGACGTTGTCTGGTTCAGAACCAGGTACTATCGGTGGAGGATCCGGCCTCGGCCTCGCCATCGCGAGGCAAGCTGTCCTGGCGAATGGCGGAAGAATCTCAGCGCAAAGATCGCCTGAAGGTGGGCTGATCGTTGAAATTCAACTGCCTGCTGAACCATAG
- a CDS encoding response regulator transcription factor — protein MNENMRMTRLAALPDSGQLIPLLLIDDDRSLAALLAEYCTAAGFSISSALSGEEGILRSRQQHFFLIILDVMMPGIDGFEVLKRLRQTTNIPVLMLTTRDAGADRVRGLEGGADDYLAKPFQPEELVARIKSILRRVHPRDTDGQMTAGDLILNEAERSVTLANQKLDLTGAEYSLLRLLLLSPGEPLSREELIPRIFGREPTSFDRSIDNLVNNLRRKLGTHADGAERIKSVRNVGYCYVLYESGSGTS, from the coding sequence ATGAACGAAAATATGAGAATGACACGTCTCGCTGCTCTGCCCGATTCGGGTCAACTAATACCGTTGCTGCTGATCGACGATGATCGCTCCCTGGCCGCTCTGCTTGCGGAATACTGCACTGCCGCCGGCTTCTCCATCTCCTCTGCGCTTAGTGGGGAAGAAGGCATTCTTCGGTCGCGTCAACAACACTTTTTTCTCATCATTCTCGATGTCATGATGCCAGGCATTGACGGCTTCGAGGTGCTCAAACGCCTTCGACAGACGACGAATATCCCGGTTCTCATGCTCACCACGCGCGATGCCGGAGCAGATCGGGTGCGCGGCCTGGAAGGCGGAGCCGACGACTACCTTGCCAAGCCCTTCCAGCCCGAAGAGTTGGTGGCCCGCATCAAGTCGATACTGCGTCGGGTCCACCCCAGGGACACAGATGGTCAGATGACTGCGGGAGATCTGATCTTGAACGAAGCAGAACGCTCGGTCACCCTGGCAAATCAGAAGCTCGATTTGACCGGGGCTGAATACAGCCTTCTCCGCTTGTTGTTGCTTAGCCCCGGAGAACCTCTCTCACGGGAAGAATTGATCCCACGCATCTTCGGACGAGAACCGACGAGCTTTGACCGAAGCATCGACAATCTCGTCAACAACCTTCGTCGAAAGCTCGGGACGCATGCAGACGGTGCGGAACGTATTAAGTCTGTCCGCAACGTAGGCTATTGCTATGTGCTTTATGAAAGCGGGAGCGGCACTTCATGA
- a CDS encoding carboxypeptidase-like regulatory domain-containing protein, which yields MLRCYICCLFILCSIPGAVTAQLASAPQPQSGTINGTVEDVNGGIIPGAVVTIDDPNVPGSHSVVANDDGAFTLADVPSTVTLHIRVHAEGFKDWVSLAITLSPGQMYEVADIKLSLAEVETSVTVIPSDVLAIQQVHAEEKQRLLGVIPNFYIAYGQNTQPLSAKLKFHLAFKTITDAGTIGGAAFLAGLYQAADTPNYQEGVKGYGQRFGAVYTNGATDILIGGAILPSLLHQDPRYFYQGTGSKKSRALHAISAPFVAKGDNGRWQFNYSSIGGDLSSGALQNLYYPSSNRGASLVFTGAAITTAARVANALAQEFLFNKVTSKSNAP from the coding sequence ATGCTTCGTTGCTACATCTGCTGCTTGTTTATCTTGTGCTCTATACCAGGAGCGGTCACAGCGCAACTGGCCTCGGCGCCACAACCGCAGTCGGGAACAATTAACGGAACCGTGGAGGATGTCAATGGCGGCATTATTCCTGGAGCTGTCGTCACCATCGATGACCCGAATGTACCTGGATCGCACTCCGTCGTTGCGAATGATGATGGCGCGTTCACTCTGGCCGACGTGCCTTCCACTGTCACCCTCCACATTAGGGTTCATGCAGAAGGGTTCAAAGATTGGGTGTCGCTGGCCATCACGCTGTCACCAGGACAGATGTACGAGGTCGCGGACATAAAACTCTCCCTCGCCGAAGTGGAAACCTCGGTGACTGTAATTCCCTCCGACGTGCTCGCAATACAGCAGGTCCATGCAGAAGAAAAGCAGCGCCTGCTCGGAGTGATACCGAACTTCTATATCGCATACGGACAGAACACACAGCCGCTCTCGGCGAAGTTGAAATTTCACCTGGCGTTCAAGACCATTACAGACGCTGGGACGATTGGAGGCGCGGCTTTCCTCGCGGGACTCTATCAGGCGGCGGACACGCCGAACTATCAGGAAGGAGTAAAGGGCTATGGACAACGCTTCGGTGCTGTTTACACAAATGGGGCTACGGACATACTCATCGGAGGCGCCATTCTTCCGTCTCTCCTTCACCAAGATCCGCGATATTTCTACCAAGGAACCGGATCAAAAAAATCGCGCGCACTTCATGCCATATCCGCTCCTTTTGTCGCCAAGGGAGACAACGGCCGCTGGCAGTTCAATTATTCGAGCATCGGAGGAGATCTCAGTTCTGGCGCTCTGCAAAATCTCTATTATCCAAGCTCAAATCGTGGGGCGAGTCTGGTCTTCACTGGTGCGGCCATCACGACAGCCGCTCGCGTTGCCAATGCTCTGGCGCAAGAGTTTCTATTCAACAAAGTGACGAGCAAGTCCAATGCGCCATAG
- a CDS encoding RICIN domain-containing protein, whose protein sequence is MAQTVTVTNVPENGYQYNYFPGNCPSGYDIPSGQYPSTNHLEREHVIYNKSTGEWVLYAHYDNSSYTVASVLVATSTNECGPYTVQSEFQPLGLQSRDETVFEDDDGSAYLISASNKDGGANDTMAVFKLTSDYLSVDPSAGYIWLFEGLYREAPAVAKSNGTYFLITSQAAGWYPSQGGYAASTAMMSGWSALQDLGNTSTYGGQSADILTIKGTRTNAYVLVLDHLGGNSLTDTGSMWLPLLLDGKAQTATLNWYSSWQVDTKTGILTLPNNENVARNRPASAISSLTANPPSLANDGKYQTEWVASTATWPAWWMTDLGSPKPIQEVDISWFMYKGSEAYYQYTIDYSNDGVNFKSIDKTDNQLYGFTSDAVNITARYVRITLQNAVLWNNPNNWYTPQLWEVSLLKAPQGRQIPVKVQASASASSISIDSPVTINATVTTPSACVPLSGTVALSGGGYTSQPLALIPATATTSENEDDSRTDHPEDRGSHNGQCDQRLTGTASFTVPSGVLVPGEDAMVVTYMPGLLSSWAYRTSTGQTQVKVNGGGPDGGYIIPNGTYTFVNRNSGLYMDDPDSSTTLGTGIDQATASSGTNQQWQVTNLGDNILKITNVASALVVDMTGWSASNGGVVDEWSWNGGANQEWKVISLGGGLYELTNVNSGLALEVPGSSVTSGTVLDQWTWNGGANQQWIIHSVPTE, encoded by the coding sequence ATGGCTCAGACCGTCACGGTCACCAATGTGCCGGAAAACGGATATCAATATAACTACTTTCCCGGTAACTGCCCGTCCGGATATGACATTCCGAGCGGACAGTATCCTTCCACCAATCATCTGGAACGCGAGCATGTGATCTACAACAAATCCACGGGAGAATGGGTGCTCTATGCCCATTACGACAACAGCAGCTATACGGTAGCCTCGGTGCTGGTGGCGACGAGCACGAATGAGTGCGGCCCCTACACCGTGCAGAGCGAGTTTCAGCCGCTGGGATTGCAGTCGCGCGATGAAACTGTTTTTGAGGATGACGATGGATCGGCCTATCTGATCTCCGCCTCGAACAAAGATGGTGGAGCAAACGACACGATGGCCGTCTTTAAGCTGACAAGCGACTACCTGAGTGTCGACCCGAGTGCTGGATATATCTGGCTATTTGAGGGGTTATATCGCGAAGCGCCAGCCGTCGCTAAGTCAAACGGGACTTATTTCCTGATTACTTCGCAGGCAGCAGGATGGTATCCGAGCCAGGGCGGATATGCAGCCAGCACAGCGATGATGTCAGGCTGGTCAGCCTTGCAGGATCTGGGAAACACCTCCACGTATGGCGGACAGAGCGCCGACATCCTGACCATCAAGGGCACGCGGACAAATGCATACGTATTAGTGCTCGATCATCTCGGAGGAAACTCGCTCACGGATACGGGAAGCATGTGGCTGCCTCTGTTGCTCGACGGAAAAGCGCAGACGGCAACACTCAACTGGTACAGTTCATGGCAAGTCGATACGAAGACCGGCATATTAACCTTGCCGAATAACGAGAATGTCGCGCGAAACCGGCCGGCATCAGCTATTTCGAGCCTGACCGCAAACCCGCCTTCTCTCGCGAATGATGGAAAATACCAGACAGAATGGGTTGCCTCTACCGCAACATGGCCCGCATGGTGGATGACCGACCTGGGGTCGCCCAAGCCAATCCAGGAGGTCGATATCTCCTGGTTCATGTACAAGGGCTCCGAAGCTTATTACCAATACACGATTGATTACAGCAACGACGGAGTGAACTTTAAGAGCATCGACAAAACAGATAATCAGCTCTACGGATTCACCTCGGATGCAGTCAACATCACTGCGCGGTACGTGCGGATCACACTGCAGAATGCAGTACTTTGGAACAACCCGAATAACTGGTACACACCGCAGCTATGGGAAGTATCCCTTCTGAAAGCGCCGCAGGGGAGGCAGATTCCCGTCAAGGTGCAGGCTTCCGCTTCCGCTTCGAGTATTTCTATCGATAGTCCGGTTACGATCAACGCGACTGTAACCACTCCCAGCGCCTGCGTGCCTCTCAGCGGCACGGTCGCACTCTCCGGCGGAGGGTACACCTCGCAGCCTCTGGCTCTCATTCCAGCAACAGCAACAACTTCAGAAAACGAGGATGACAGCCGCACCGATCACCCGGAAGATCGCGGCTCACACAATGGACAGTGCGACCAGAGACTGACGGGAACAGCCTCTTTCACCGTTCCTTCAGGAGTCCTAGTCCCGGGAGAAGATGCAATGGTAGTGACTTATATGCCAGGACTACTCAGTTCCTGGGCATATAGAACCTCCACGGGTCAGACCCAAGTCAAGGTGAATGGCGGCGGACCAGACGGAGGATACATCATTCCGAATGGGACTTATACCTTCGTGAACCGCAACAGCGGTCTGTACATGGATGATCCGGATAGTTCAACCACCCTGGGCACCGGGATCGATCAGGCTACCGCAAGCAGCGGGACAAACCAGCAATGGCAGGTGACGAATCTCGGCGATAACATCCTGAAAATTACCAATGTTGCCAGCGCACTCGTTGTGGACATGACAGGGTGGTCTGCATCCAATGGCGGCGTCGTAGATGAATGGAGCTGGAATGGAGGCGCGAATCAAGAGTGGAAAGTCATTTCCCTTGGAGGCGGCCTCTACGAATTGACGAACGTAAACAGCGGCCTTGCGCTTGAAGTTCCAGGCTCATCCGTGACAAGCGGCACGGTGCTCGACCAGTGGACATGGAACGGCGGAGCAAACCAGCAATGGATCATCCATAGCGTCCCGACGGAGTAA
- a CDS encoding sulfatase-like hydrolase/transferase gives MTDQSVERFDVSRRTFLKGAAAAGIASNIPAIGADPAAARPNIVYLHSHDTGRYLKPYGYDVPTPHIQRLADEGTLFRRAFSVAPTCSPSRAGLLTGLYPHNSGMLGLAHRGFSLHDYRQHIVHTLHTAGYQTVLAGIQHVAKAPETIGYDRILPRPMTEANHHGTSATVVAPAAAAFLDSRPSVPFFLDVGFFETHREYPDATAEDRADFQAPPRPIPDAPETREDFARYRASARILDEGVRQVFEALERNGQLENTLIISTTDHGISFPRMKCNLTDDGWGVSLILRGPGISRGRVQDAMVSQIDIFPTLCEYLDIAAPAWLQGKSLMPLLAGSATAVHEEIFAEVNYHAAYEPVRAVRTECWKYIRRFGNKTTPVLPNCDDGLSKTLWLKAGWANHHLPQESLYDLTFDPTEHDNLASDSAYVQILDEMRGRLHHWMLATKDPLLQGAVAAPPGAVVNDPDGISPNEPVRPA, from the coding sequence GTGACTGACCAGAGTGTGGAAAGATTTGACGTATCACGCCGCACCTTTCTCAAGGGAGCGGCTGCAGCAGGCATCGCATCCAACATCCCCGCTATCGGAGCGGATCCTGCTGCTGCGCGTCCCAATATCGTCTATCTGCATTCTCATGACACGGGACGCTATCTCAAACCTTATGGCTACGATGTGCCGACGCCGCATATCCAGAGATTGGCCGATGAGGGAACGCTCTTCCGCCGCGCTTTCAGCGTGGCGCCGACTTGTTCTCCGAGCCGTGCAGGTTTGCTGACGGGACTGTATCCGCATAACAGCGGGATGCTGGGCCTTGCACATCGCGGGTTTTCGCTCCATGACTACCGCCAGCACATCGTGCATACGCTGCATACCGCTGGCTACCAGACTGTGCTGGCAGGAATACAACATGTGGCAAAGGCGCCGGAGACGATTGGTTATGATCGCATCCTGCCGCGGCCTATGACCGAGGCGAATCACCATGGCACAAGTGCGACCGTGGTGGCGCCTGCAGCTGCAGCCTTTCTCGACAGCCGTCCCAGTGTGCCGTTCTTTCTCGATGTAGGTTTTTTTGAGACACACCGCGAGTATCCGGATGCAACTGCCGAGGATCGTGCGGATTTTCAGGCGCCACCGCGTCCCATTCCCGATGCGCCTGAGACACGCGAAGATTTTGCCCGATATCGAGCCAGCGCCCGCATTCTCGACGAGGGTGTTCGCCAGGTGTTTGAGGCCCTCGAGCGCAATGGTCAGCTCGAGAACACACTGATCATCAGCACCACGGACCATGGCATTTCGTTCCCGCGCATGAAGTGCAATCTGACGGACGATGGCTGGGGTGTGTCACTCATTCTGCGTGGACCCGGGATATCCAGGGGCCGCGTGCAGGATGCGATGGTATCGCAGATCGATATCTTCCCCACACTCTGTGAGTATCTGGACATTGCCGCGCCGGCATGGCTGCAGGGTAAGTCGCTGATGCCGTTGCTTGCTGGAAGCGCAACTGCAGTCCACGAAGAAATATTTGCGGAGGTGAACTATCATGCGGCCTATGAACCCGTCCGCGCGGTGCGTACAGAGTGCTGGAAATATATTCGACGGTTTGGAAACAAGACCACGCCGGTTCTCCCGAATTGCGATGACGGATTGAGTAAGACGCTGTGGCTCAAAGCCGGATGGGCAAATCATCATCTGCCTCAGGAGAGCCTCTACGATCTGACTTTCGACCCAACCGAACATGACAATCTTGCGAGTGATTCTGCGTATGTGCAGATACTCGATGAAATGCGCGGACGTCTTCACCACTGGATGCTTGCGACAAAAGATCCCTTGCTGCAGGGCGCCGTTGCAGCGCCACCGGGTGCCGTAGTCAATGATCCAGATGGTATCTCCCCGAATGAGCCAGTGCGGCCGGCTTGA